Genomic segment of Microbacterium sp. BH-3-3-3:
GCGATCAGCACGCCGAGCAGTGTGCCGACCAGTCGCTGCACCCCGCGGATGAGGCGCGCGGTCACGTGCGCCCCGCCGACGGCGGCGACGGCGCCGACCATGGCCCAGTACCAGTGGGTGCCGACCAGCAGTGCGCCGGCGATGCCCGCGAGCAGCGCGGCGACGCCGACCGTGGCGGTCATCTCCCACGCGACGGCGCCGATCGGCGGGCGCGGGCGGGCGGGACGCTGCCACGATCCGCGACGTACCACCACCGACACCGCCGAGACGAGCAGGCTCCACAGCACGCTCGCACCGCCGACGACCAGCACCGTGACGAACGTCGATGCCGTGGCGGGGAAGCTCGCGGTCGCGCCCGCGGCGAACACCGCGAACAGCGCTCCGGGCGGGTGCCACTGCTTGCGGTAGGCGAACAGCGTCACGGCCGCCGCGAGCACGGCGACGACCGCCACGCTCCCCAGCGCCGGGGTGGACAGGAACGACACGGCGGTGCCCACCAGCATCGACGCCAACAGCATGCCGCCGGCCGTCGCCTGCATGCGCAGGCGCACCCGCGGCACGTCGTTGCGGCCGTAGAGCGCGGCGAAGGCGCCGAAGCTCGCGTAGACGCTGAGGTCGAGGCGACCGAGCAGCAGGAGCACGAGCAGCGGGACGCCGACGCTGATCACGGCACGCACAGCGACGCGATGATCGCCCTGTCGCGGTCCCACCCGGATGACTCCGGTCCACACGCGCCCCCGGGATTCCGCCATTGCTTCAGCCTACGCGCCGCGCGACCGGCGATCCGGGGACGGCGTCAAGGGTGTGGCATCCCTCTCACTTTCTGATGGTGTGGAGGAATGGATGCCGAACGCGAGAAGCCCCCGATCGAACCCGGCCCCGAGCCCGACACCTCGACCGCCGCCGAGGGGGAGAAGTCGGATCCCTCACTGGACGGCGAGGACCAGCCCATCGAGTGAGTCCTCGTCGTCGTTCGACGTCGAACGGTCGGCGGGCATCGCCGCCGCGCAGTCCGTAGGGTGGGAGGCCCCGACCCGAACGAGGAGAGACGTGTTCCGCACGCCCCTGACCCTGTTTCGCACGCTCGCGATCGCCGAGGCGATCTCGTGGACACTGCTGATCGCGGGACTGATCCTGCGTGCCACGGCCGATCTGCCCATCGCGGTGTCGATCGGGGGCGGCATC
This window contains:
- a CDS encoding FUSC family protein; the protein is MAESRGRVWTGVIRVGPRQGDHRVAVRAVISVGVPLLVLLLLGRLDLSVYASFGAFAALYGRNDVPRVRLRMQATAGGMLLASMLVGTAVSFLSTPALGSVAVVAVLAAAVTLFAYRKQWHPPGALFAVFAAGATASFPATASTFVTVLVVGGASVLWSLLVSAVSVVVRRGSWQRPARPRPPIGAVAWEMTATVGVAALLAGIAGALLVGTHWYWAMVGAVAAVGGAHVTARLIRGVQRLVGTLLGVLIAAGLLALHLPPWLVIVIAVALQAGAELFVGRNYGIAMIFITPLALLMVSLASPVGPDLLLRDRVIETIIGVAVGTIVAIVSAVLRRRSSLG